From a single Miscanthus floridulus cultivar M001 chromosome 8, ASM1932011v1, whole genome shotgun sequence genomic region:
- the LOC136476550 gene encoding vesicle-associated protein 4-1-like, with translation MPLWGSAASAPPAAEGDAARAPSGSAGGGGGGVKAIRSLLPTRRRLRLDPTAKLYFPYEPGKQVRSAVRIKNISKSHVAFKFQTTAPKSCFMRPPGGVLAPGESIIATVFKFVEHPENNEKPLDKCKVKFKIVSLKVKEPVEYVPELFDEQKDQVAVEQILRVVFLDAERPSPQMDKLKRQLAEAEAALEARKKPPEDNGPRIVGEGLVIDEWKERRERYLARQQIEGVDSV, from the exons ATGCCGCTCTGGGGGTCCGCCGCGTCCGCGCCGCCGGCAGCCGAGGGCGACGCCGCCCGCGCGCCGTCAGGCTCTgccggcgggggcgggggcggcgtcAAGGCGATCCGGTCGCTGCTCCCCACCCGCCGCCGCCTGCGCCTCGACCCGACCGCCAAGCTCTACTTCCCAT ATGAACCCGGCAAGCAGGTCCGGAGCGCTGTCAGGATCAAGAACATCAGCAAGTCCCATGTGGCCTTCAAG TTCCAAACGACTGCACCAAAGAGTTGCTTCATGAGGCCTCCTGGCGGTGTACTTGCTCCAGGGGAAAGCATCATAGCAACAG TTTTCAAGTTTGTTGAGCATCCGGAGAATAACGAGAAGCCATTGGACAAGTGCAAGGTTAAGTTCAAGATTGTCAGCCTCAAAGTCAAAGAGCCCGTGGAGTATGTCCCTGAATTG TTTGATGAGCAGAAGGACCAGGTTgcagtcgagcaaattttgcggGTAGTATTCTTGGATGCTGAGCGCCCAAGCCCA CAAATGGATAAACTTAAGCGCCAGCTTGCTGAAGCAGAAGCAGCGCTTGAGGCACGCAAGAAACCTCCAGAGGACAATGGTCCCCGTATTGTTGGTGAAGGCCTTGTGATTGACGAATGG AAGGAACGAAGAGAGAGATACCTTGCTCGCCAGCAGATCGAAGGTGTTGATTCAGTGTAG